One region of Deinococcus detaillensis genomic DNA includes:
- a CDS encoding magnesium transporter CorA family protein, protein MADPTTQPLTQQPTSTAVHTYILGSAGAAAILWQAALVSPPPEHGFLWFDVTDPAPQDLERLQHQYHLHPLAIEDALHAHQRAKVESYQGFEFVVAHGVFKSPNGTLKTHELNLFIGERFLISVRHGSGLPLQDILNRWERVPETWRPDSSSLLYVLLDALVDEYAPFAEELEAELSKIRQRLIDPAHSNEQELKKIFEISELVHTAHAVIFPLKDVLGTLLRVGPPVVSPKEVPYFRDIRDHAQHTVERLELAGNMADRAFDIYHALENRRQGASSRQLTMVATIFLPLTLVTGFFGQNFGFLVNHVIASTPAFWILCVGFETLVAAVTIVFVQRIGSGSKAANVNRRLTKRASIESHRSED, encoded by the coding sequence ATGGCTGATCCTACAACTCAACCCCTCACCCAGCAGCCCACATCAACAGCGGTGCACACCTACATTCTAGGGAGCGCCGGCGCGGCAGCCATCCTCTGGCAAGCCGCGCTGGTCAGCCCACCTCCCGAACACGGCTTTCTCTGGTTCGATGTCACCGACCCAGCTCCGCAGGATCTGGAACGCCTCCAGCACCAGTATCACCTGCACCCGCTGGCAATAGAAGACGCCCTTCACGCCCATCAGCGGGCCAAGGTCGAAAGCTATCAAGGCTTCGAGTTCGTGGTCGCCCACGGCGTCTTTAAGTCCCCGAACGGAACCTTGAAGACGCATGAACTCAACCTGTTTATTGGCGAGCGCTTCTTGATCAGTGTGCGGCACGGTTCCGGCCTGCCGCTTCAAGACATTCTGAACCGCTGGGAGCGCGTTCCTGAAACGTGGCGGCCCGATTCCAGCAGCCTGCTGTATGTATTACTGGACGCGCTGGTCGATGAGTACGCCCCGTTTGCCGAAGAGCTGGAAGCCGAACTCAGCAAGATCCGTCAGCGGCTGATTGATCCTGCCCACTCGAACGAGCAGGAACTCAAAAAGATCTTCGAGATCAGTGAACTGGTGCACACGGCCCACGCCGTCATCTTCCCCCTCAAGGATGTGCTGGGCACTTTGCTGCGGGTTGGTCCCCCGGTGGTCAGTCCGAAGGAGGTGCCCTATTTCCGGGACATCCGGGATCACGCCCAGCACACGGTGGAGCGCCTAGAACTCGCCGGTAACATGGCTGACCGGGCCTTTGACATCTACCACGCCCTCGAAAACCGGCGGCAGGGAGCGAGTTCCAGACAGCTCACCATGGTCGCCACCATTTTTTTGCCGTTGACGCTGGTGACTGGTTTCTTCGGGCAAAACTTCGGCTTTTTGGTCAATCACGTGATCGCCAGCACCCCAGCCTTCTGGATTCTCTGCGTGGGCTTTGAAACGCTGGTCGCGGCGGTGACCATCGTATTCGTTCAGCGGATCGGGTCGGGCAGCAAGGCGGCGAACGTCAACCGCCGCCTGACTAAGCGTGCATCAATCGAGTCTCACCGCAGCGAGGATTGA
- a CDS encoding ABC transporter permease: MTPKISIAPTRPRLPWKRLFRNRALLIGGVLITVMVILALFAPWLAPYGPAEQHTDHALAAPSPQFLLGTDMFGRDQLSRIIYGTRLSFLVSAVSVSIALLLGTALALLAVTYRGWVDGVIMRLMDILFAFPFLLLVLGIMAAFGATLTNAMIAIGIVYTPSFARVARASALSVMEQDYIEAAHGLGIGQLRLIVRHVLPNILGPLIIQTSLSLAFAILAEAALSFLGLGAQPPTASWGLMLNEGRDFFYQAPWLAVFPGVAVTLAVLGFNLLGDGLRDAFDPRSQQ, encoded by the coding sequence ATGACCCCAAAGATAAGCATCGCACCCACCCGTCCGCGCCTTCCCTGGAAGCGTCTATTCAGAAACCGCGCCCTGCTCATTGGAGGCGTCCTGATTACGGTGATGGTGATTCTGGCCCTTTTCGCACCCTGGCTCGCTCCATACGGCCCGGCTGAGCAGCACACTGACCATGCCCTCGCCGCCCCATCGCCGCAATTTCTGCTCGGCACCGACATGTTCGGGCGCGATCAGCTCAGCCGGATCATCTACGGCACCCGGCTCTCCTTTCTGGTGTCGGCGGTATCGGTCAGCATTGCCCTGCTGCTCGGCACGGCCTTAGCACTCCTGGCCGTGACTTACCGTGGCTGGGTGGACGGCGTGATCATGCGCCTGATGGACATCTTGTTCGCCTTTCCCTTTTTGCTGCTGGTGCTGGGCATTATGGCGGCTTTCGGAGCGACCCTGACGAACGCCATGATTGCGATCGGTATCGTGTATACCCCGTCTTTTGCGCGTGTGGCCCGCGCCTCCGCGCTCAGCGTAATGGAGCAGGACTACATCGAGGCCGCCCACGGGCTGGGCATCGGTCAGCTGCGACTGATTGTCCGGCACGTGCTGCCCAATATCTTGGGGCCGCTGATCATTCAGACCAGCCTCTCGCTGGCCTTTGCGATTCTGGCCGAGGCGGCCCTGTCGTTTCTGGGTCTGGGGGCGCAGCCGCCCACCGCCTCCTGGGGTCTGATGCTCAACGAAGGCCGCGACTTTTTTTATCAGGCCCCCTGGCTGGCGGTGTTTCCGGGCGTCGCCGTGACGCTCGCCGTTCTGGGCTTCAACCTCCTCGGCGACGGCCTGCGCGACGCCTTCGATCCGCGCTCCCAGCAGTGA
- a CDS encoding ABC transporter permease, protein MLSYLARRLLTIVPVLLGITVIAYFLTRTIPGDAVAILLGTQNDPVVAAQLRHNLHLDQPVILGYFDWLSQVLRGHLGQSIRSGADIGPDLVQRFARSAQLSLAAIMLAVLVGIPAGIAAAVRRNRWPDQLISVAALLGISTPDFWLGTILVLVFSLQLQWLPPAGYVPPSSGLLPFLKVLLLPALTLGLQIASIITRFTRAAMLDVLTQDYVRTARAKGQTQHRIFYGHALKNAAIPILTVIGLNFGFLLGGTVIVETIFSWPGVGNLVLTAINQRDYPVVQACVMLFAITFTLINLAIDLLYGLVDPRVRYS, encoded by the coding sequence GTGCTCAGTTACCTTGCCCGGCGTTTGCTCACCATCGTCCCGGTGCTGCTGGGCATCACGGTCATCGCCTACTTCCTCACCCGCACCATACCGGGAGACGCCGTCGCCATTTTGCTCGGTACCCAGAATGACCCGGTGGTGGCCGCGCAACTCCGGCACAACTTGCACCTCGACCAGCCGGTGATCTTGGGCTACTTCGATTGGCTCAGTCAGGTCTTACGTGGCCACCTTGGGCAGTCGATCCGCTCGGGAGCCGACATCGGCCCAGACCTCGTCCAGCGCTTTGCGCGGAGTGCGCAGTTGTCGCTGGCCGCCATCATGCTGGCGGTGCTGGTGGGGATTCCGGCGGGGATTGCCGCTGCCGTGCGGCGAAACCGTTGGCCGGATCAACTGATCAGTGTGGCCGCGCTGCTGGGCATCTCGACGCCGGATTTCTGGCTGGGCACCATTCTGGTTTTGGTTTTTTCTTTGCAACTCCAATGGCTGCCCCCGGCTGGTTACGTGCCGCCCAGCAGCGGTCTGTTGCCGTTTCTCAAAGTCCTGCTCCTGCCCGCTCTGACGCTGGGCCTCCAGATCGCGTCGATCATTACCCGGTTCACCCGCGCGGCCATGCTGGACGTCTTGACCCAGGACTACGTCCGCACCGCCCGCGCCAAGGGCCAGACCCAGCACCGAATTTTCTACGGTCACGCTCTGAAAAATGCCGCCATCCCTATTCTCACGGTGATCGGCCTGAATTTCGGGTTTCTGCTGGGCGGCACCGTCATCGTAGAAACCATCTTCAGCTGGCCGGGCGTGGGCAATCTGGTACTCACGGCCATCAATCAGCGGGATTACCCGGTGGTTCAGGCCTGCGTAATGCTCTTTGCCATCACTTTCACTCTCATCAATCTGGCCATCGATCTGCTGTACGGTCTGGTCGATCCCCGGGTACGGTACTCATGA
- a CDS encoding ABC transporter substrate-binding protein yields the protein MLRSSQCTGRSLVLTLALAVVASAAAQTPVKGGSLTVGQQADIVGLDPATVSAASSTSVIEQLYSSLLSVNPTGSVQPELALKWTVSPDGLKYTFTLRPGVKFADGRPLTAADVVYTIKRITDPKTASPRQNDLGKIASLSAPNPVTVIVQLKEPFAPFLTKVASPLMGIIPAEYDKTHDLNKQPMGSGPFKFGTWVPGDSVTLSRNPNYWENGKPYVDTLVFKALKDDVTRMIDVQSAVVDLALSVPQNQVDRLKALPGMSVVGGPGTWYDYLGLNLAQKPFNDVRVRQALAYAVDRDSIVKTVLFGKGTPIFCGPVPPSSWAYATCKTQVLNLAKAKQLMNAAGYAKGFDMTIKVGADYKSQVNIAQAIQAQLKPLNINVKVMPMEWGAFLNDYNAKRFDAVVLGWIGSVDPDDFLYFQFHTGEKFNTQSFSNKQVDTLLETGRRTVDQAKRGAVYKQVQQVISSQVGYVFLHINDQYEAFRPAVKGYVHYATGSLKSLKDIWIDK from the coding sequence ATGCTGCGGTCTTCTCAATGCACCGGACGCTCTTTGGTACTCACCCTCGCTCTGGCGGTCGTGGCCAGTGCCGCCGCGCAGACGCCGGTCAAGGGCGGCAGTTTAACCGTGGGCCAGCAGGCGGACATCGTCGGCCTCGACCCGGCCACCGTGTCTGCGGCTTCGTCGACTTCCGTGATCGAGCAGCTCTACAGTTCGCTGCTCTCGGTAAATCCCACAGGAAGCGTGCAACCTGAACTGGCTCTCAAGTGGACGGTTTCTCCAGACGGTTTGAAATACACCTTTACCCTGCGTCCGGGAGTCAAGTTCGCCGATGGCCGCCCACTCACCGCCGCCGACGTGGTCTACACCATCAAGCGCATTACCGATCCCAAGACCGCTTCGCCGCGCCAGAACGACCTCGGCAAGATCGCCTCCCTCAGCGCTCCCAATCCGGTCACGGTGATCGTGCAGCTCAAAGAACCCTTCGCTCCCTTCCTCACCAAGGTGGCTTCGCCCCTGATGGGTATCATTCCTGCCGAATACGACAAGACCCACGACCTGAACAAACAACCGATGGGCTCCGGGCCTTTCAAGTTCGGCACCTGGGTGCCCGGCGACAGCGTTACGCTCAGCCGCAATCCCAATTACTGGGAAAACGGCAAACCCTACGTCGATACACTGGTCTTCAAGGCCCTCAAAGACGATGTGACACGCATGATTGACGTTCAGAGTGCCGTGGTGGATCTGGCGCTGAGCGTGCCGCAAAATCAGGTGGACCGCCTCAAAGCTCTGCCCGGCATGAGCGTGGTGGGAGGCCCCGGCACCTGGTACGACTATCTTGGCCTGAACTTGGCCCAGAAGCCCTTCAACGACGTGAGGGTGCGTCAGGCTCTCGCTTACGCCGTCGACCGCGACTCGATTGTCAAGACCGTTTTGTTCGGCAAGGGCACGCCCATCTTCTGCGGCCCGGTGCCGCCGTCGAGTTGGGCCTACGCGACCTGCAAGACGCAGGTTCTCAATCTGGCCAAGGCCAAGCAGTTGATGAACGCTGCGGGCTATGCCAAGGGCTTTGACATGACCATCAAGGTCGGGGCGGACTACAAATCACAGGTGAACATCGCTCAGGCGATTCAGGCTCAGCTCAAGCCGCTGAACATCAACGTCAAGGTGATGCCGATGGAATGGGGGGCGTTCCTGAACGATTACAACGCCAAGCGCTTCGACGCGGTGGTGCTGGGGTGGATCGGCTCGGTCGATCCGGACGACTTCTTGTACTTCCAGTTTCACACCGGCGAGAAATTCAACACCCAGAGCTTTTCCAACAAGCAGGTCGACACGCTCCTCGAAACGGGTCGGCGCACGGTGGATCAGGCCAAGCGCGGGGCCGTCTATAAGCAGGTGCAGCAAGTGATCTCCTCGCAGGTCGGGTACGTCTTCCTGCACATCAACGACCAGTACGAGGCTTTCCGGCCCGCCGTCAAGGGGTACGTCCACTACGCCACCGGCTCCCTGAAATCGCTCAAAGATATTTGGATCGACAAGTAA
- a CDS encoding ABC transporter permease, which produces MMMFLFVLWGVSLTVFLALHLAPGNPAQLLLGSFATPEALSRLTLELGLDQPLPVQYGHWLARVFQGDLGTSIMLKAPVTTILAERLHNSVVLALPAFILATVLGILAGLLSGMYRRGWVDHTANTVMFVGLAMPVFWLGLVLILVFGLSLGWLPTSGMSSPGAEPNLSDITRHLILPVLTLALAPAAVIAQITRSTLLEEIKQDYVRTGVAKGLSANRAVVRHALRNTWIPVITTLGLEMNYVIGGSVLVENVFNWPGIGQLLVQSAISRDYPVVLGASLILAAIFVVVNFLVEASYGLVDPRQRGQNV; this is translated from the coding sequence GTGATGATGTTCCTGTTTGTGCTCTGGGGGGTGTCGCTCACAGTATTTCTGGCCCTGCACTTGGCTCCGGGCAACCCGGCGCAGTTGCTGCTGGGCTCGTTCGCCACGCCTGAGGCGCTGAGCCGTCTCACGCTGGAACTGGGACTGGACCAACCCCTGCCGGTGCAGTACGGCCACTGGCTGGCCCGCGTCTTTCAGGGCGATTTGGGAACTTCGATCATGCTCAAAGCTCCAGTCACGACCATCCTGGCCGAGCGGCTGCACAACTCGGTGGTGCTGGCGCTTCCGGCTTTTATCTTGGCGACGGTGCTGGGTATTTTGGCGGGCCTACTGAGCGGAATGTACCGGCGAGGGTGGGTGGACCATACCGCCAACACGGTGATGTTCGTGGGCCTGGCGATGCCGGTGTTCTGGCTGGGTCTGGTGCTGATTTTGGTGTTCGGTTTGTCGTTGGGCTGGCTTCCCACCAGCGGGATGTCGTCACCGGGAGCCGAGCCGAACCTGAGTGACATAACCCGGCACTTGATCTTGCCAGTACTGACGCTGGCGCTGGCTCCTGCCGCCGTCATCGCTCAGATCACGCGCTCGACGCTGCTCGAAGAGATCAAGCAAGATTATGTCCGGACCGGGGTGGCTAAAGGCTTATCGGCCAACCGGGCGGTGGTCAGGCATGCGCTGCGTAACACCTGGATTCCGGTCATCACGACGCTGGGGCTCGAAATGAACTATGTCATCGGCGGTTCGGTGCTGGTGGAGAATGTCTTTAACTGGCCGGGCATCGGACAGCTGCTGGTGCAGTCGGCCATCAGCCGAGACTACCCGGTGGTGCTGGGAGCCAGTTTGATCCTGGCCGCCATTTTCGTGGTCGTTAACTTTCTGGTGGAAGCGTCATACGGCCTGGTCGATCCACGCCAGCGGGGTCAAAATGTCTGA
- a CDS encoding ABC transporter permease: MSDAASNAALTAQPRSPRRLLKLNGYLMIGGALMLILVLLALLAPLLSRVDPNMINPALALRPLGSPDHPLGTDNLGRDLLSRLLYGGRISLLSSFTAALISTAISATVGLTAAFFGRWIDMIALRVTDILMGFPFILLAILLVAALGPSTFNALLAVAIANLPFTLRLVRSEAIRVREREFITAAKALGAGNSRIIWMHMLPNVLSVLISTFFLTAGWMLGQTSALSFLGLGTQPPTADWGSMLAESQNYMSSMPQIAMLPGLMIVLASVGMNFFGVGLRAAALREK, from the coding sequence ATGTCTGACGCGGCTTCCAATGCGGCGCTCACCGCCCAACCCCGCTCACCCCGGCGGCTTCTGAAGCTCAACGGCTACCTGATGATCGGCGGAGCGCTGATGCTGATCCTGGTCCTGCTCGCCCTGCTGGCTCCCCTGCTCAGCCGGGTCGACCCCAACATGATCAATCCGGCTTTGGCACTCAGGCCGCTCGGCTCACCGGATCACCCTCTGGGAACAGACAATCTGGGCCGCGACCTGCTCAGCCGCCTGCTCTACGGCGGACGCATCAGCCTCCTCAGCAGCTTCACGGCGGCGCTGATCTCAACGGCAATCAGCGCCACGGTCGGCCTCACCGCCGCTTTTTTCGGACGCTGGATCGACATGATTGCCCTGCGCGTAACCGATATCCTGATGGGCTTTCCCTTCATCCTGCTCGCCATCTTGCTGGTGGCGGCGCTCGGCCCATCGACCTTCAATGCCCTGCTGGCCGTCGCCATTGCCAATCTGCCGTTCACCCTGCGGTTGGTGCGCAGCGAGGCGATCCGGGTGCGCGAGCGCGAGTTCATCACCGCTGCCAAGGCGCTGGGCGCGGGCAACAGCCGGATCATCTGGATGCACATGCTACCCAACGTGCTGAGCGTGCTGATCTCCACGTTCTTCCTGACGGCAGGCTGGATGCTGGGACAGACTTCGGCGCTCAGCTTTCTGGGACTGGGCACCCAGCCGCCCACCGCCGACTGGGGCAGCATGCTGGCAGAATCTCAGAACTACATGTCGTCCATGCCGCAGATTGCCATGTTGCCGGGGCTGATGATCGTGCTGGCCTCAGTGGGCATGAACTTCTTCGGTGTGGGTCTACGGGCCGCCGCCCTGCGCGAAAAGTAA
- a CDS encoding DUF1028 domain-containing protein produces MVKLATFSITAHCPDTGHLGVAVSTAIPGVGMLCPFVRSGVGAVATQSFVNPYLGLWGLELLAQGKSAEETLAALKALDGGIELRQLGVVDRHGGSAAFSGSACDGWYGELTGPHYAIAGNMLVGSETLEAMQHSFLASSGNPLVERLILALEAGQAAGGDKRGKVSAAVKVHAGEDYPWLDLRVDEHSAPVAELRRVYEVAKVSLVPLLDMMPTKAQPLGTFDMQAARASGLLQDQ; encoded by the coding sequence ATGGTCAAGCTCGCCACGTTTTCGATCACCGCTCACTGTCCCGACACCGGGCACCTCGGCGTCGCTGTATCGACCGCCATTCCGGGCGTCGGGATGCTCTGTCCGTTCGTACGCTCGGGTGTGGGCGCAGTCGCCACACAGTCCTTTGTGAATCCTTATCTGGGACTGTGGGGCCTGGAGTTGCTGGCGCAGGGAAAGAGTGCCGAGGAAACGCTCGCCGCCCTCAAAGCGCTGGACGGGGGCATAGAGCTGCGCCAGCTCGGCGTGGTCGACCGGCACGGTGGGTCAGCGGCCTTCTCAGGCAGCGCCTGTGATGGGTGGTACGGCGAGTTGACCGGGCCGCACTACGCCATCGCCGGCAACATGCTGGTCGGCTCGGAGACGCTGGAGGCCATGCAGCACAGTTTCCTCGCCAGCAGCGGAAATCCGCTTGTTGAGCGCCTGATTTTGGCCCTAGAAGCGGGGCAAGCGGCAGGCGGCGACAAGCGCGGCAAGGTTTCTGCCGCCGTCAAGGTTCACGCTGGCGAGGATTACCCTTGGCTCGACCTGCGGGTCGACGAACACAGCGCTCCGGTGGCCGAACTCCGGCGCGTCTATGAGGTTGCCAAAGTCAGTCTCGTTCCGCTCCTCGACATGATGCCCACCAAAGCCCAGCCGCTGGGCACCTTCGATATGCAGGCCGCCCGTGCAAGCGGTTTGCTGCAAGACCAGTAG